GGGATGGCGCACACCCCATCACATGTACAGGAAGAGGAAAGTCATGGCGCAGGTCGAGGCCACGACGGAGCGGATCATCGCGGCGGACGCGGAGACGGTGTTCGACACCGTCGCCGACTACAGCGGCACCCGGGCGAGGCTGCTGTCCGAGCACTTCAGTGAGTACGAGGTGCGAGAGGGCGGCGACGGCGAGGGCACCCTCGTGCACTGGAAGCTCCAGGCCACCAGCAAGCGCGTTCGTGACTGCCTCCTGGAGGTGAGCGAGCCGACCGACGGCGAACTCGTCGAGAAGGACCGCAACTCCTCCATGGTCACCACCTGGCGGGTCACCCCGGCCGGCGAGGGGAAGTCCCGCGTCGTCGTCACCACCACCTGGAAGGGTGCCGGCGGCATCGGCGGCTTCTTCGAGAAGACCTTCGCTCCCAAGGGCCTCGGCCGGATCTACGACGCGGTGCTCGCCAAGCTGGCCGCCGAGGTGGAGAAGTAACACCGCGCGCTCCGGGGGCGCGGAGCCCGAGCCCCGAGCCCCGGAGCGCACCCCGCCGGTCGTCCGGATGATTCTCGCGCTCACCGTTTCGAGTGGTTTCACGTACGGCCGCTGTTGTACGCCGTAGGGCTCCGACCGGCGGATACCTCCACCCGGCCCGCTTCGCCGGCGACTCGTCGCGCTTGCTCCCAGTTGTCGCGCAATGCGAGAAATGGGCGGCGCAGGCGCGACGAGGGGAGCGGTACGTGGGCGGGACGACTCCGGTGGACGTGGACATCGAGCGGGCCGTGCCGCCCGTGGTCCGGGACACGCCCCAGGAGCCGGTCGGCACCGAACGGCAGGCGGCCCTCGACCCCCGGCGGGTGCGCCTGGTCTTCGTCGGGCTCATGCTCGCGCTGCTGCTCGCCGCTCTCGACCAGATGATCGTGGCCACCGCGCTCCCGAGGATCGTCGGTGAACTGCACGGCCTGGACCGCATGTCCTGGGCCATCACCGCGTACCTGCTGACCTCCACCGTGGGACTGCCGGTCTACGGCAAGTTGGGCGACCTCTTCGGCCGCAAGGGGGTCTTCCAGTTCGCGATCGCCGTCTTCGTCGTGGGCTCCGCGCTCGCCGGACGGGCGCAGAGCATGGACCAGTTGATCGCCTTCCGCGCCCTCCAGGGTGTCGGCGCCGGCGGGCTCATGATCGGGGTTCAGGCGATCATCGCGGACATCGTCCCGCCCCGCGAACGC
The Streptomyces sp. CGMCC 4.7035 DNA segment above includes these coding regions:
- a CDS encoding SRPBCC family protein; this translates as MAQVEATTERIIAADAETVFDTVADYSGTRARLLSEHFSEYEVREGGDGEGTLVHWKLQATSKRVRDCLLEVSEPTDGELVEKDRNSSMVTTWRVTPAGEGKSRVVVTTTWKGAGGIGGFFEKTFAPKGLGRIYDAVLAKLAAEVEK